The Lutzomyia longipalpis isolate SR_M1_2022 chromosome 2, ASM2433408v1 DNA window TTGGAACTTTCCAGGCAGTGACCACCTCTGGAATTCTTCGAGCCTTCATATGGCgccaaatttgaatttattgagacaatttgtaattattttaacaacCGTATTGATCACAATCAAATATGATATAACGAGGAATCCCAAAAAGAGATTGttcaaaatggaaataaacGTTCTAAAAGCCCttgcaaataatttgaaagaaatctcagaaataaaaaataaaataattcttaaagaataaacttaattttattgaaagaaaggaaaaaatgaatttattgtgaCAAAATGCTCTGGATCAACGTGGCTAAATCGGAGAGGGAATCAGCGTAGAAATGTGGAATGGCTGTGCTGTTTTCATTTGCCAGCATTTTCTCCCTCGTTGTCCCTCCTGTGAGCACCAGAAGGGACTGAAAGCCCACATCTCGTGCGAATTTTACATCCGTATTGATCAGATCACCCACAAAGAGCACCCTTTTGGGATCTTTTATGCAGTATTTGTCCATTAGTAGCTGCCCAAGAGCCTCTCCGGGCTTCCCGAGGACAATGGGCTTTTTACCAGCAGGCAAGACACCCACCAGCCCATCCACAAATGGTCCTTGACCGGGTAAATCAAAGTCCTGCGTCACGGGGATTCGGTAGTCGTATGCGCCAATGATGAGATTGCAATCGGGGTGCTGGAGATAAATGTCTGCCCGCATGAACTTGGCGTAGTTGAAGTTGAGATCACTGTCCACAATGACCAACTTCACGGGTTCGCAATCATTGACggttttgaagattttcataaagttCTCCTCCACTTCACCCGTTGGCCCATCGAGGATCTTGAAGCCAGCTTCACGGAGGAGATTCTTCGCACAATCCGTCCCAATGGCATAAATTAAGCCCTGAAAGTTAATCTTGTTGAGGTACTCCACAATTGACACCATGGGATGTACGAGATTCTCATAGCGAAATTCCACACCGAGCTTCTCAATTTTAGCCTCGTAGTCCTCAGTGTGTCTTGTGCTGTTGTTGGAAACGTACACCACACGCTTTCCGTAGGATTCGAGGGCATTTATTGTTGCACCCACACCAGGAACTTCCCGAAGGGCACACCAGATTACTCCTGAAAATCACACGGAGAGATTTATTGCGGAGATTTTCCTCCCAATTGATTTTCCCAGGATTCCCCTCACCGTCACAATCCGTCATGACTGTGTCGAAGGAATTTAGGAAATTCATTCGTTCCTCCATGTCCAGATCCAGGATATGCTTCACCATTGCCATCCTCTCTTTCATCTTTTCCTCATGCATCCTCCTGGagctttttcacttttccacaAAACACTGCTGTTGTTGCACTTCCAACGAATTTCCCAAAAGCACTGAAACTTGGGGCAAATCCCGCGGGCTTTTTAAATGGTCAGCACGAGATTCTTTGCATAAATTGAGATTATGTAGTAGTCCCATTTTTAACCCTTCTCCCACTCTTGCCACACTCCATGTGAACCCATCATCACTTTTAAGTAAAACCGGAAGATTACACATTGAAATCTCCTCCAGGTTCATGCCTCTTTAGCGCATACAGCTCAATCTCTCACGGGAGGGACTTTGCATATCAAAAGACATTCAAGGTGAAGAAGCTATTTTCAACCAACGAAACAGTTAAGAAAAAAGCCACAAATTGCCTTCACGGTGAAAATGCTAATAAGTCGCgttgtgggaaaattaatttgataaaaatggGCTGACTTCTTTGAAAgtgaaattctcaataaattcgtTCATTAATCGGTCAACGAAGAAGTTGTTTTGATTCTTGGGAAAGGGAAATGCCACACTCGGTTAAATGTTGAGGCCCAAATTGAATGATTAGATCGTGCCTCCGAATTCTATTAGCTGTCTCTTCAATATGCTTTTTTCTACTTTCTTTTGGCTACCAGAAGTTTAGGATTCTTGGAAGAGTTGGaagatgattttcttacactacccgcgaaaagtttccgaattagcaaaaattttatatttttaagacCAATTTAAAATGGATATAACTGCGGATGTGATTAAACGATTTCCATAAATAAagtagttttggaaaggtgcatttctcacctttctaAAACTggtagatttttgaaaatcggtcaagccatttttttttaacagccATTTTAGTAGACTGATGCAAAATATCATTTGTCagtttttcacaaattttcacttcaacCTCTTGTAAATCGACAGTTAGTgaaccgattttgacaaatagagtatcgttggaaaggtaattcaattctcttttcaaatctaataaatttatgaaaatcggTCAGGCTGTTCGATCTTGGTAGCCATTTTAGTGAACCTATGTGAATAATACATTTTCGAGTAATTCTCAGGCTGTGATTGATCGATTTTAACATGCTCAGATTTATGTGGTAGCTATAAATATGTTTCAAATTGTAGACTATGGAGCtatctatgtatataaatctgattttgttcaaatcggtcaaccacaCCAATAGATATACTCAAAAATGTAGTAGTAATTCACTGTAGGTTTACTAAAATTACTGCCAATATCAAACCAcctgaccgattttgataaatttatcgGATTtggaaagagaattaaattacctttccaatgatagtccatttgtcaaaatcggttcACTAACAGTCGATTTACAAGaggttgaattgaaaattagtgaaaaaactaataaaaatttaatttcgcATAGTTCATCAAAATGCCTGTCAAAAAttaacggcttaaccgatctTTGAAGAtctaccagttttggaaaggtgataAATTTACCTTTTTAAAACTCGCCCATTTATAAAAATCGGTTGACCATAGCCGAAAATATAgccctttgaaatattcttttaaaaatacagAATTTTTGTTCATTCAGAAACTTTTCGCGGGTAATAAACAAACTTAAATCGTTAAAAGTATTGAaggagacaatttttttttcattatcgTCATGAACATTGGTGAATGAACTCCTTTAACGCAAtgttttttccattgaaattgaaaatgaaagtaaaacTTTTACGTCAAcctgaaaaatttcttttaatttattattctactttttttttaatccagaGATAGCTCAAACGTCATCGAAACGTGTTGATTAAGACAAATTAAATTgtcttaaaagaaaactcttcatttcttctcctcaaacatcaatttattgttatttttctgtttttttttataatataatatattttgttttgtaaataatatCGTAGAAGAGTCACAATAACtgtcaatattttaaaattaaattatttctcatgttatatatgtaggtaataaatatttcttttttttaggtcctcataaaatttattaaatcttcttcttttgtaaaaaggtgaccaaaaaatattatgtgtGTGAAAAAGATTGTcgtgtgaatatttttcttaatagcTTTTCGTTGTgaaatgattttcctttttatttgtgtgaaaatcaaatattaaagactttttggggattttttttttcatataaaaaagaggaaaattaaacagaaaatcaGTCATTTTAAGAATGGTTTGTATAGAGTGTCAAAAGTTTAAAtgcattaagaaaatttagaaacttACAAACatcaacaactttttttttgtaataaacgcgttttctttttattttgtaagctTTCAGGCGGCTTAATTGGCAAGagcaagaattctttttttttctaaatattaaaTGGGTCTGattctattgaaaatattttcttttatagcacaaaatgtgtctAAAATTACTAAACTTTTAGAACAATCAAATCTTTGAATTCTTCTTCACAGAATACCAGAAAAAGCTTcagaaattgcaagaaaaaaatatttccaagtagaatttacccaaaaatttagttttttttttaaacagcagcaccaaattcttttaatttttttaattccttcccATGAAACTtttggtatattttttttccaattaataatttaatttttctttatataaatatCCCTTTTCACTAACCAATtatcctttatttattttttgtcaatCATTCCTCATCAAGGCACTTTTATTAAGCCCatcaatttgcaagaaaataatcaatttattaatgctaactatatttttttttaattttgccgcataatccaattaatttatcccatttttttgctttaatttattaagtaaaataaaagtcacaaaagttacaaaaaaaactaacaagaAGGAacatgtgaattttattgaaactttCATGGGGTTGAAGAAACTTGAAAGCTTTGCCGACATTCagagctttttctttctttcttccgaaaccaattttctcataacttttctctaaaatttttaaagaaataaattctttttttttttaagaaagaaaaagctcaaaatcaCCCCAAGTTTCTTCCCCATGAAAAGCTCAATTCTTGTGAAAATAACTTTCACTcgcgtgaaagaaaaatgaaatggaaCTCACGTTGATTCCGTGCTGTTTCTCCTTTCTCTGTGCCTCGGTTGTCCCGTATCCTCTGGCTTAACTCCCCCATTGGGCACTGTGGCCACGATGGGAGTCTTCCTCCCTTCGGCTTGCTTCAGACGTTCCTGCTCAATTATAATCTCTCGCGTGAGGTACTCCTCGCGTTTAATGCGTTCCCGCAGATGTCGTGGCTCATCGGGCACTGCCCATGCAACAAGCATCTGCACAGCCCCAACAACATTCTGGAAAACCACAAGGAAGGCCAATCGTGCTGCCAGGATGTGCCAATAGATGAGGGGGCGCTTGTACGGGCGACCATCCCACGGGGGATTCCGGTATTCCTGATACCTGCACATTGTAACGTTGGCAAAGTTTGTCTGAAGTGGAGCTGTGCCCTCTTGGAAGTCGCTCGTGTTGAAGTAAGCCAGTGTATGATTGAGGTAGCCAACGTCTGTCTTATCCGGATTAACGGATGCCATGTAAACCAGGCGTGGGATGAAATTTGACGAGAAGGCAATTATGAAAGCCTGAAGAAacggttttaatttaaatttaaattccaatttgaattttttccaagaaaaccCTTTAACTTACACTGGAAACAACGGCAATCCTCACGAGAATATGCATTATATTGTACCACACCCCAATGTCCTTAACCCTCTTCGGGACAGGTCGTCTGTAGAATTTGAGGAACTTCTTTGCATCCAAACGCATCTCAAAAACATTGTTAATGAGCGCAAAAAGGGGCGCAAGTGGAAAGGCAACCACGAAGATTGTAATGAATCCATACTGAATTATCATTTCCAAATAATCATCAAAGAGTCCTCGACTACTCCACGCCAGGAGTTTGTAATCCTCCGTCCACTGACTGCAGCAAATGAGTTTGTCTCCATCCTCCTCCTCAGTTGTCTGGACAAATTTATTCCTTATTGTATTGTAGGTTTTAATGAGGAATGGCACAGCCATCTCTAAGGCAGCATTGAGGGCTTGCTTTCCCACCATTATAATCACCAGCTGTATGCACAGCTCCATGAGGCACCCCCCAGGGCTGCACTCCTCTTGGCGCAACTTAAAAATCCTATTATACTTTGCCGGATACCCCACGAACTTCCCCTTGAGGAAGGCAATGTAGAAAATGGATGAGTAGTAGTTGACAAACTGAAACAGGTAGATTTTCAGCGTCAAACTCTCATCGTACTCCGTCTGCGTGCGTCTGTACTCCAGATTCGTAAGGAAAACCGCTAAATAGTCATAGACGTAGTTCATGGCAGTGATTACGATCAAGTTTAGCAGTGCCGCCGTCACGGGTGTCACCATGATCTTGTACGACATTGAATCTGTATTCCCATAGAGATTTCTCGTTGTTGTCGTCGACATCCGGTAGATGATCACCCCAAACACCGCGGCAACGGCTAAAAATATCTATTCAAAAGACATTCAAATTACCCACCGAACCCAACAACACCTCCACAACACACCGAGAGAGACTCACAAAGAGGAAGATCACGGAAAAGCTGACGAGGTACatggggaattttttcttccagaACGGCACTGATGGCTCCAATGTCTGGGTCACCacgttgaattttttcttttttgtgctcTGCAGTCTGGCCAGGTACTGTGGCCGTGCATGTTCTGCCTGATGACAGAATCCCGTGAGACCCCATCTGTGGATTATTTTGGCTGAATACCTCTTCCAGAATTCCAGATAAACCACAGCTAATGgggaaaatatattctttttaaaaatattaaaatctcttaatttaCAGCAGAGCTCGATTGAactgaaggaaattttttatggAACATTTCAGGGG harbors:
- the LOC129788668 gene encoding anoctamin-4 isoform X1, producing MYRRVNVIDPYEGSLEQGLDDMDDRDSIYLDTISVASEAINRRSLTLSRQTIYHSAEDLYEENGALEEEDDVDAATPTPINIPPVVAKGNNVTKYREASEKNDEVSALLIKQKQTITYSQWKARTWRRFQDGERTVDFVLSYQGDDPDPGNAEKREAFERNLMSEGLELEVEKNQRIHFVKIHAPREVLCRFCEILKMRMPIKRIEGSEDIIQDEFHLLDEMKSFFGKPFEFVKLDPALFPERNKELRAEFSREKSYLFDTDRPDFFTTDVRIAVVHFILERQRFGHDSDASVGIEKLLSDGVYTNAYPLHDGDLKTPESQRFLLMNEWASVKQWIRHQPLDHIRDYFGARIALYFAWLGFYTHMLIPAAIVGLLCFLYGLATLFSNQISEDICQAGKSIIMCPQCDAKCDYWYLSETCIYSRFAHLIDNNVTVFFACFMSIWAVVYLEFWKRYSAKIIHRWGLTGFCHQAEHARPQYLARLQSTKKKKFNVVTQTLEPSVPFWKKKFPMYLVSFSVIFLFIFLAVAAVFGVIIYRMSTTTTRNLYGNTDSMSYKIMVTPVTAALLNLIVITAMNYVYDYLAVFLTNLEYRRTQTEYDESLTLKIYLFQFVNYYSSIFYIAFLKGKFVGYPAKYNRIFKLRQEECSPGGCLMELCIQLVIIMVGKQALNAALEMAVPFLIKTYNTIRNKFVQTTEEEDGDKLICCSQWTEDYKLLAWSSRGLFDDYLEMIIQYGFITIFVVAFPLAPLFALINNVFEMRLDAKKFLKFYRRPVPKRVKDIGVWYNIMHILVRIAVVSSAFIIAFSSNFIPRLVYMASVNPDKTDVGYLNHTLAYFNTSDFQEGTAPLQTNFANVTMCRYQEYRNPPWDGRPYKRPLIYWHILAARLAFLVVFQNVVGAVQMLVAWAVPDEPRHLRERIKREEYLTREIIIEQERLKQAEGRKTPIVATVPNGGVKPEDTGQPRHRERRNSTEST
- the LOC129788672 gene encoding uncharacterized protein LOC129788672, which codes for MHEEKMKERMAMVKHILDLDMEERMNFLNSFDTVMTDCDGVIWCALREVPGVGATINALESYGKRVVYVSNNSTRHTEDYEAKIEKLGVEFRYENLVHPMVSIVEYLNKINFQGLIYAIGTDCAKNLLREAGFKILDGPTGEVEENFMKIFKTVNDCEPVKLVIVDSDLNFNYAKFMRADIYLQHPDCNLIIGAYDYRIPVTQDFDLPGQGPFVDGLVGVLPAGKKPIVLGKPGEALGQLLMDKYCIKDPKRVLFVGDLINTDVKFARDVGFQSLLVLTGGTTREKMLANENSTAIPHFYADSLSDLATLIQSILSQ
- the LOC129788668 gene encoding anoctamin-4 isoform X4; translated protein: MGVSLAKFISFGGKSKGEEYEFTWRRFQDGERTVDFVLSYQGDDPDPGNAEKREAFERNLMSEGLELEVEKNQRIHFVKIHAPREVLCRFCEILKMRMPIKRIEGSEDIIQDEFHLLDEMKSFFGKPFEFVKLDPALFPERNKELRAEFSREKSYLFDTDRPDFFTTDVRIAVVHFILERQRFGHDSDASVGIEKLLSDGVYTNAYPLHDGDLKTPESQRFLLMNEWASVKQWIRHQPLDHIRDYFGARIALYFAWLGFYTHMLIPAAIVGLLCFLYGLATLFSNQISEDICQAGKSIIMCPQCDAKCDYWYLSETCIYSRFAHLIDNNVTVFFACFMSIWAVVYLEFWKRYSAKIIHRWGLTGFCHQAEHARPQYLARLQSTKKKKFNVVTQTLEPSVPFWKKKFPMYLVSFSVIFLFIFLAVAAVFGVIIYRMSTTTTRNLYGNTDSMSYKIMVTPVTAALLNLIVITAMNYVYDYLAVFLTNLEYRRTQTEYDESLTLKIYLFQFVNYYSSIFYIAFLKGKFVGYPAKYNRIFKLRQEECSPGGCLMELCIQLVIIMVGKQALNAALEMAVPFLIKTYNTIRNKFVQTTEEEDGDKLICCSQWTEDYKLLAWSSRGLFDDYLEMIIQYGFITIFVVAFPLAPLFALINNVFEMRLDAKKFLKFYRRPVPKRVKDIGVWYNIMHILVRIAVVSSAFIIAFSSNFIPRLVYMASVNPDKTDVGYLNHTLAYFNTSDFQEGTAPLQTNFANVTMCRYQEYRNPPWDGRPYKRPLIYWHILAARLAFLVVFQNVVGAVQMLVAWAVPDEPRHLRERIKREEYLTREIIIEQERLKQAEGRKTPIVATVPNGGVKPEDTGQPRHRERRNSTEST
- the LOC129788668 gene encoding anoctamin-4 isoform X5; this translates as MSKEEDLVVCSPRSFTWRRFQDGERTVDFVLSYQGDDPDPGNAEKREAFERNLMSEGLELEVEKNQRIHFVKIHAPREVLCRFCEILKMRMPIKRIEGSEDIIQDEFHLLDEMKSFFGKPFEFVKLDPALFPERNKELRAEFSREKSYLFDTDRPDFFTTDVRIAVVHFILERQRFGHDSDASVGIEKLLSDGVYTNAYPLHDGDLKTPESQRFLLMNEWASVKQWIRHQPLDHIRDYFGARIALYFAWLGFYTHMLIPAAIVGLLCFLYGLATLFSNQISEDICQAGKSIIMCPQCDAKCDYWYLSETCIYSRFAHLIDNNVTVFFACFMSIWAVVYLEFWKRYSAKIIHRWGLTGFCHQAEHARPQYLARLQSTKKKKFNVVTQTLEPSVPFWKKKFPMYLVSFSVIFLFIFLAVAAVFGVIIYRMSTTTTRNLYGNTDSMSYKIMVTPVTAALLNLIVITAMNYVYDYLAVFLTNLEYRRTQTEYDESLTLKIYLFQFVNYYSSIFYIAFLKGKFVGYPAKYNRIFKLRQEECSPGGCLMELCIQLVIIMVGKQALNAALEMAVPFLIKTYNTIRNKFVQTTEEEDGDKLICCSQWTEDYKLLAWSSRGLFDDYLEMIIQYGFITIFVVAFPLAPLFALINNVFEMRLDAKKFLKFYRRPVPKRVKDIGVWYNIMHILVRIAVVSSAFIIAFSSNFIPRLVYMASVNPDKTDVGYLNHTLAYFNTSDFQEGTAPLQTNFANVTMCRYQEYRNPPWDGRPYKRPLIYWHILAARLAFLVVFQNVVGAVQMLVAWAVPDEPRHLRERIKREEYLTREIIIEQERLKQAEGRKTPIVATVPNGGVKPEDTGQPRHRERRNSTEST
- the LOC129788668 gene encoding anoctamin-4 isoform X3; the protein is MDDRDSIYLDTISVASEAINRRSLTLSRQTIYHSAEDLYEENGALEEEDDVDAATPTPINIPPVVAKGNNVTKYREASEKNDEVSALLIKQKQTITYSQWKARTWRRFQDGERTVDFVLSYQGDDPDPGNAEKREAFERNLMSEGLELEVEKNQRIHFVKIHAPREVLCRFCEILKMRMPIKRIEGSEDIIQDEFHLLDEMKSFFGKPFEFVKLDPALFPERNKELRAEFSREKSYLFDTDRPDFFTTDVRIAVVHFILERQRFGHDSDASVGIEKLLSDGVYTNAYPLHDGDLKTPESQRFLLMNEWASVKQWIRHQPLDHIRDYFGARIALYFAWLGFYTHMLIPAAIVGLLCFLYGLATLFSNQISEDICQAGKSIIMCPQCDAKCDYWYLSETCIYSRFAHLIDNNVTVFFACFMSIWAVVYLEFWKRYSAKIIHRWGLTGFCHQAEHARPQYLARLQSTKKKKFNVVTQTLEPSVPFWKKKFPMYLVSFSVIFLFIFLAVAAVFGVIIYRMSTTTTRNLYGNTDSMSYKIMVTPVTAALLNLIVITAMNYVYDYLAVFLTNLEYRRTQTEYDESLTLKIYLFQFVNYYSSIFYIAFLKGKFVGYPAKYNRIFKLRQEECSPGGCLMELCIQLVIIMVGKQALNAALEMAVPFLIKTYNTIRNKFVQTTEEEDGDKLICCSQWTEDYKLLAWSSRGLFDDYLEMIIQYGFITIFVVAFPLAPLFALINNVFEMRLDAKKFLKFYRRPVPKRVKDIGVWYNIMHILVRIAVVSSAFIIAFSSNFIPRLVYMASVNPDKTDVGYLNHTLAYFNTSDFQEGTAPLQTNFANVTMCRYQEYRNPPWDGRPYKRPLIYWHILAARLAFLVVFQNVVGAVQMLVAWAVPDEPRHLRERIKREEYLTREIIIEQERLKQAEGRKTPIVATVPNGGVKPEDTGQPRHRERRNSTEST
- the LOC129788668 gene encoding anoctamin-4 isoform X2; amino-acid sequence: MYRRVNVIDPYEGSLEQGLDDMDDRDSIYLDTISVASEAINRRSLTLSRQTIYHSAEDLYEENGALEEEDDVDAATPTPINIPPVVAKGNNVTKYREASEKNDETWRRFQDGERTVDFVLSYQGDDPDPGNAEKREAFERNLMSEGLELEVEKNQRIHFVKIHAPREVLCRFCEILKMRMPIKRIEGSEDIIQDEFHLLDEMKSFFGKPFEFVKLDPALFPERNKELRAEFSREKSYLFDTDRPDFFTTDVRIAVVHFILERQRFGHDSDASVGIEKLLSDGVYTNAYPLHDGDLKTPESQRFLLMNEWASVKQWIRHQPLDHIRDYFGARIALYFAWLGFYTHMLIPAAIVGLLCFLYGLATLFSNQISEDICQAGKSIIMCPQCDAKCDYWYLSETCIYSRFAHLIDNNVTVFFACFMSIWAVVYLEFWKRYSAKIIHRWGLTGFCHQAEHARPQYLARLQSTKKKKFNVVTQTLEPSVPFWKKKFPMYLVSFSVIFLFIFLAVAAVFGVIIYRMSTTTTRNLYGNTDSMSYKIMVTPVTAALLNLIVITAMNYVYDYLAVFLTNLEYRRTQTEYDESLTLKIYLFQFVNYYSSIFYIAFLKGKFVGYPAKYNRIFKLRQEECSPGGCLMELCIQLVIIMVGKQALNAALEMAVPFLIKTYNTIRNKFVQTTEEEDGDKLICCSQWTEDYKLLAWSSRGLFDDYLEMIIQYGFITIFVVAFPLAPLFALINNVFEMRLDAKKFLKFYRRPVPKRVKDIGVWYNIMHILVRIAVVSSAFIIAFSSNFIPRLVYMASVNPDKTDVGYLNHTLAYFNTSDFQEGTAPLQTNFANVTMCRYQEYRNPPWDGRPYKRPLIYWHILAARLAFLVVFQNVVGAVQMLVAWAVPDEPRHLRERIKREEYLTREIIIEQERLKQAEGRKTPIVATVPNGGVKPEDTGQPRHRERRNSTEST
- the LOC129788668 gene encoding anoctamin-4 isoform X6, giving the protein MRIFLEKLPSSRGNCTWRRFQDGERTVDFVLSYQGDDPDPGNAEKREAFERNLMSEGLELEVEKNQRIHFVKIHAPREVLCRFCEILKMRMPIKRIEGSEDIIQDEFHLLDEMKSFFGKPFEFVKLDPALFPERNKELRAEFSREKSYLFDTDRPDFFTTDVRIAVVHFILERQRFGHDSDASVGIEKLLSDGVYTNAYPLHDGDLKTPESQRFLLMNEWASVKQWIRHQPLDHIRDYFGARIALYFAWLGFYTHMLIPAAIVGLLCFLYGLATLFSNQISEDICQAGKSIIMCPQCDAKCDYWYLSETCIYSRFAHLIDNNVTVFFACFMSIWAVVYLEFWKRYSAKIIHRWGLTGFCHQAEHARPQYLARLQSTKKKKFNVVTQTLEPSVPFWKKKFPMYLVSFSVIFLFIFLAVAAVFGVIIYRMSTTTTRNLYGNTDSMSYKIMVTPVTAALLNLIVITAMNYVYDYLAVFLTNLEYRRTQTEYDESLTLKIYLFQFVNYYSSIFYIAFLKGKFVGYPAKYNRIFKLRQEECSPGGCLMELCIQLVIIMVGKQALNAALEMAVPFLIKTYNTIRNKFVQTTEEEDGDKLICCSQWTEDYKLLAWSSRGLFDDYLEMIIQYGFITIFVVAFPLAPLFALINNVFEMRLDAKKFLKFYRRPVPKRVKDIGVWYNIMHILVRIAVVSSAFIIAFSSNFIPRLVYMASVNPDKTDVGYLNHTLAYFNTSDFQEGTAPLQTNFANVTMCRYQEYRNPPWDGRPYKRPLIYWHILAARLAFLVVFQNVVGAVQMLVAWAVPDEPRHLRERIKREEYLTREIIIEQERLKQAEGRKTPIVATVPNGGVKPEDTGQPRHRERRNSTEST
- the LOC129788668 gene encoding anoctamin-1 isoform X7: MSEGLELEVEKNQRIHFVKIHAPREVLCRFCEILKMRMPIKRIEGSEDIIQDEFHLLDEMKSFFGKPFEFVKLDPALFPERNKELRAEFSREKSYLFDTDRPDFFTTDVRIAVVHFILERQRFGHDSDASVGIEKLLSDGVYTNAYPLHDGDLKTPESQRFLLMNEWASVKQWIRHQPLDHIRDYFGARIALYFAWLGFYTHMLIPAAIVGLLCFLYGLATLFSNQISEDICQAGKSIIMCPQCDAKCDYWYLSETCIYSRFAHLIDNNVTVFFACFMSIWAVVYLEFWKRYSAKIIHRWGLTGFCHQAEHARPQYLARLQSTKKKKFNVVTQTLEPSVPFWKKKFPMYLVSFSVIFLFIFLAVAAVFGVIIYRMSTTTTRNLYGNTDSMSYKIMVTPVTAALLNLIVITAMNYVYDYLAVFLTNLEYRRTQTEYDESLTLKIYLFQFVNYYSSIFYIAFLKGKFVGYPAKYNRIFKLRQEECSPGGCLMELCIQLVIIMVGKQALNAALEMAVPFLIKTYNTIRNKFVQTTEEEDGDKLICCSQWTEDYKLLAWSSRGLFDDYLEMIIQYGFITIFVVAFPLAPLFALINNVFEMRLDAKKFLKFYRRPVPKRVKDIGVWYNIMHILVRIAVVSSAFIIAFSSNFIPRLVYMASVNPDKTDVGYLNHTLAYFNTSDFQEGTAPLQTNFANVTMCRYQEYRNPPWDGRPYKRPLIYWHILAARLAFLVVFQNVVGAVQMLVAWAVPDEPRHLRERIKREEYLTREIIIEQERLKQAEGRKTPIVATVPNGGVKPEDTGQPRHRERRNSTEST